The Paracholeplasma brassicae genome includes the window TAAAAAAGATGGGGGCTCGGTGACTCAAATACCGATCTTAACCATGCCAAACGATGACATTACGCATCCAGTGCCTGACTTGACAGGTTACATTACGGAAGGACAAATTGTTTTATCAAGAGATTTAAATCAAGTGGGTATTTTCCCACCAGTGGGCATTCTACCATCCTTATCACGTTTGATGAAAGACGGGATTGGTGCTGGTTATACCAGAGAAGATCATCAATCGGTTGCAAACCAATTGTTTGCCTCTTATGCGATGGTTCAAGACGCAAGAAGCTTAGCATCGGTTATTGGCGAGGATGAATTATCTTCTATTGATAAAATGTACATGGATTTTGGTAAACTATTTGAAAAGTATTTCATCGGACAAGGGTTTGAAACCAACCGTTCCATCATCGATACACTCGATTTAGGATGGGATCTCTTATCCGTGCTTCCAAAAGAAGAGTTAAACCGAATTGATGACAAGTTAATCAGTGCTTATTACAATCACGAACGCGCGGTCGAACGTTTCCATATACACAACAAACCAATCATTAAAACCTTAGCTGGAGACGCAAGATATGAGTAACCAACAAGTATTTCCAACCAAAGGAAACTTGATGCAATTACAAAAATCACATCAACTTGCCAAAAAAGGCTACGAGTTGATGGACCGCAAACGTAATATTTTAATTAGAGAAATGATGACATTAATTTCAGACGTTCGTTTGGTTCGTGAAGAGTTGTCTGACACGTATAAAGAAGCGTATCGAGCACTTCAAGAAGCAAACATTACACTTGGTATTGTTTCTGATATTGCAAAGTCAATTCCGATTACTACCGGGTTAGAAATCAGTTACCGTAGTGTGATGGGTGTTGAAATTCCAAAAATTACTTACAATGAAGAAGTCGTTAGACTCACTTACGGGATTGGACATACGAATACGAAGTTTGACTATGCGTATAAATGTTTCATTAAGGTAAGACTCTTAACGGTGAAGTTAGCTGAAATTGATAACGCAACCTACCGGCTCGCTAATGCGATTAGAAAATCTCAAAAAAGAGCAAACGCACTTGAAAATGTGGTGATTC containing:
- a CDS encoding V-type ATP synthase subunit D — its product is MSNQQVFPTKGNLMQLQKSHQLAKKGYELMDRKRNILIREMMTLISDVRLVREELSDTYKEAYRALQEANITLGIVSDIAKSIPITTGLEISYRSVMGVEIPKITYNEEVVRLTYGIGHTNTKFDYAYKCFIKVRLLTVKLAEIDNATYRLANAIRKSQKRANALENVVIPRFEANIKFITESLEEKEREAFTRQKVIKMQQDKKKIQLEFNDLK